A region of the Pempheris klunzingeri isolate RE-2024b chromosome 6, fPemKlu1.hap1, whole genome shotgun sequence genome:
AAATCTCTTTATAAACAGTGATTTATATCATGCACTGTTAATCCCAGTGTTCCTCGCACTCAATGCAGCCTTGTACAGCTCGTACAGCagaatacaaacaaaaccacaaacctgttcatttaatctttattaacaatttttcatgtatttacatACTCAGTGGTGTAAGAAGAAGCACTCAGATCTGTCACTTCagtaaaagaagaaatacaCCAGTGTAGAAACACAGAGCTGTGCAGTGAGGAATGATTGATTGAGACAAGATGAGATGTGACGTTATAATGAGACTGGAAACGTCAGTGACATGTTAACACATCTCATAAATTTGGGGAGACGAGATGTGCACTCTGCCCTCTCCCCTTTACACCTGCACATGACATCCTGGGCTACAGCCAGGCGGCGGAAAaagacacgtgtgtgtgtgtgtgtgtgtgtgtgtgtgagagagagaattggATGGTGCTCTGTAGTCTCCTCACAGAAGTGCAGTGTGGTTGTTTGGGTTTTAAAGATCCACTGTGACAAATAATcccaactcaaggtccactcaCTGGCTATTTTCCGCAGGTCTTCATCACATAGTCATCCGCAGtggatgttgctgctgttgtcatggagatggatggattgatgtcAAGCTGCTGTTTCTAAAGTCCAACATGAACTTTGACGCTCACTGGGACTAAGATTAAACGCTCTAATTTAAATCCTAATGCAGATGTTATTAGTGGTCAGTCTCTGATTGGtttataacatttaaaacaacaaaatgactGAAAGAGGGCGACATCAAGTGGCCATGACCGGTCGAGTTACGTTGAATTATGTACTTTTACGGGTCACCAATCAAAGCAGTTTATCTCCAAAGTACATTAACTAGTGTATTTTTACCACCGTATGGTCGAGATattgtcttctttttctttttcttctgtcgtctttttaaatgttttgcgtgattattttgttttccttggTTTGGTATGTGACGCAGCGAGTGACGACATTCCCAGTCGACGGGATACCAGGTAACCCGGGCTGCCAATCACAGCgacacaccaccaccatcaccaccacaaccaccacacATCTAAGGAGGGAGAAATGGCCAACCTGAGTAATTTGTGCGCTGATAATTTGGCATTTCTGCTCGTATTCGTGTTGATTGCGACACTGGTCCCGGTTGACGGCTCTAGTGAGCGGACGAAGACGGTGGAGTTTAACGTCAAACCGGGAGGAGTGGTGCACACTTTCAGTGAGAGGATCGTAAGTGACTATTACTATTAAGTAATCTCTTTATTTTAGACTTATCGGCTAACATGCGCAACACAAAGCTGCACCTGTGCTGAATCTAAACCTTTTGAGACCCCTACTAGTTTGAATGCAGGCTAAATCACCGATTAGTTAGTGCTATTCCCCCATTTGTCACAGATCAGCCAGTTTTTAAAAGGATAATTGCATTTTGCAAAATTTGGTGGGTGTATAAGAGGTGTGTTTCTTTCATTAAATCGTGTCATGTTCGATATATTTGATGCTTATGATAATACAAGTGAAAAGACACTACATTCTGCTGGTCAGCTGTGGTCGCAGCGTGATGACGCCACAGCCTGTGAGCAGCTGACACGTCGCTGCATGGTGACACAGCGGCTCCTTTCATTGGCTGACAGTTTTTATGAATGCGAGCTGCTTTTTGTGTAGTTTTTGGACTGTTTtcttactttcactttttatttttcctattaATCGATCAATCATTTGGCCAATTGGTTGAACTACTAACAAATGgtcttttccacagcagacattttggtATTACATAGCAGGAAAATCACAGGTGTCACCAATAACATTAATGGTGGCTCTTTGTAGTGCTGGTGATACGGTTATAACCATTATCATGATTTCCGATATTGACATTATGGAAAAAATTTGCAAAATCTCATATATGAAATAATCAAACTGATGTTGAAAAGTATGCCTTTAATGAGACTAAAAATTAGTTTCTTTATGTAGCCAGTGCTTAATTTTTGAGTTTCTCATTACAGTTTCCTTGTCTAAAGTCATTACCTTGGACAATAGAAATTGTTTGACCACAATAGGATTGCTTTGCTGGAAGTTAAGAAATGTTAATATTGAATTGATCGCCCTGTCCTGGCTTCACGCACGATATCTGACCAATAAACCATGTGTAATTTCATTAGTCACACCTGTGCTTTCCTGTAGAAAATGTCAACATGTCAAAAGGTCCAGTGAGAACAGACCTTTGAATTTACACGAAGCTGAAGacaattaatgtttttgtatgaatgtttgtttgataaatgactaaaactgtacatttatttaacaatcGATTCGACTTTGAAACACCCAGTACCAAGCAGGAAACTGACATTTTACCTCCAGTTTAGAAATGCCTGTTTGACCTCATTTATAGATTAATGGAAAGAATCAATATCAGATAAAAgtgattaagaaaaaaaatatttttaaatgcattaacTAGTGTTATGggacatttctttatttcaggGGGAGTTTGAATGCGCATTCACTTATGCTTCACAAGGGGGAACCAATGaggtgagtgtctgtctgtccctttgtctgtctgtttttctctctggtttTTGGTCCCCAGCAtcatattattgatttttaacTGCAGCAGGATTTTATGCATAagcatttttctgtctttgtgccaCACAGCAATGGCTGATGAGCGTGGGTCTGAGTGACGACGACAGGCTGTTTTCTTGCtctgtgtggaggtgagagagagacacacacagacacagacacacacacacacacacacacacacacacacacacacacacacacacacacacacacacactcttgtacTTCTATCTATGTGAGGACCCTCATTGTCATAATGCA
Encoded here:
- the mydgf gene encoding myeloid-derived growth factor, whose protein sequence is MANLSNLCADNLAFLLVFVLIATLVPVDGSSERTKTVEFNVKPGGVVHTFSERIGEFECAFTYASQGGTNEQWLMSVGLSDDDRLFSCSVWRPQGKSYLFFTQFKAELKGTKIEYANAYSQTAAGGQSDVPLKPEEFTVGDSTVTHTDGKFNAQLSKLTAIGQTRHDEL